A region of the Oncorhynchus clarkii lewisi isolate Uvic-CL-2024 chromosome 29, UVic_Ocla_1.0, whole genome shotgun sequence genome:
ACGTGCAACAATATCGGCTCCATTATTTTTCAACTTACATGTCGAAATTTAAGATCTGTAAGTAATTTGAGCAAGTCATGTGAGGATCGCTTCTTCTGAGAAATGCTAGCATAGTCAATGCTATAGCTACTCATAGGCCAATTCATAtaatcagcaatccagggtttatagaCATCATTGAGGGAGTTATATTAACCTGAGTCACGGTGCACCGTCTATGGCCCGTGACCTGAACGGGCAAAAACGGTGAGGGAGGAGCGATCTCAAATTGAACAGTAATCGGTGCCACTTTatcatgttgtcaacaaggcagcatgatGCACCGTTCAGaataataaaacatatattttccaTCAAGGTGCTTAATCTAGCCTAGGCTACATTTCTATTGTGTTGAGCCACAGGtgatccattatattgaccagtaaataacaatgaaaataaatgttttaggCAGTCGGAGGAGCAAGaccaggtgggaccattctaatCTAGCCAATGAGAGGCAGATAAACCTGACAACAACAGGAacaactccgatataaagtgtttttttctcaaaattgctgggatgtcacgtgtcctactatATCAGTACACTCATAGCAACATGAGCATTTCGAAACTTCTAATCGATCAAATAAACCACACGTAGCAAATAAACGATATAAAACAAATTTGTTAACCAAATTTGacacattgacctccatacaaaaaacgCCACCTGCTAAAGACAGGGTTTGGGCAGTTATAACTCTTGCTTCGCCTCTTCTCTGAGCCGTTTTCGCCGTGTGCTTTGAACGCGGTACCTGGTTCACACCCGGTAGGCAGTCCCGTAACAAAACTAATATATTTTTTACCCGGTGTAAACTCTTCTCACCGGTGTAACCCGGGCCAGATAATCGAATTCCCCCAGGGGTGGTAGGATGAGAGGATCAGAGAAGTGCAACATCGGCTACATAATTTTTCTACGTAGCTGTCCACATTTAAGTTTTGTAAGTGATTTGAGCAAAGTCAATGCATTTGAGGTCCATTGTAGTTTCGTGCAAATTAATTCTATAGCTCGTCCCAGCCTCGGTTTTGTATAGTGATGTCGTTTTCAAAGGCCACTACtttaaactgttttttttgttgttttttacacaGCCAAACTGGTCCTACCAATGCCAAACCCCATGGACGACCGTCTGCGCGTGGTGGCCGTGATACATGCTTTGAAAGCATCTGGAGTTCGCGTGAAAAATTGGAAGAACTTCTTCAATGGGCCATACACGAGTGGCCCTGTCAGACCGGTAACAAACATGAACATAATGTTCCCTGAACGGTTAACCTCAATGCTTCAATAAAGTTTGTTGTCTACACAGACAATATGCGGCACCGTAGACATGTTGATTACTTGTTGAGTGATGATTACTCCCAAGGTCACATTTCTTGAATATTCAACTCTATTAATCATAAGTTGCACACTACCAATGTTGTGTGATTGTTGTAGAAAGCATTTATAGTACCTCTATGATCTGTAGATGGATGTCTTTCAGGAGAACCAATCTCAATTTGCCTTTGGTCGGGACCTGATCTTGCTGCCCCAGTGCCATTTAACTGATATGAGTGGGACAGTGCCAAAGTATGTAAACTTGAGTTGTATTTTAGCTTTAAATACAATCAGAACTGGGAGATGTGATTGTATCCCGAATATATTTTATGGTCATGGCAAATGTACAATTGAGTGATCTAACTATTCAAATTTAGGTTCTTGGTGGATGCCTGTGAATTTTTATCCCAGCATCTTCATACTGAAGGGCTGTTTCGAAAGACGGGGTCATTGAGTCGGATCCGTGCTTTGAAGGTAAGATTGCACAGGAGAGATGTGCAGGAAAATCCACATTCTTACCCCAATGAGTATCTTTTCTATGTTGACCGTCTACCACCTCATAACAGGCTGACCTGGAGCAGGGGGAGCCAGTCTTTTCTCTGCCACATTCAGCCACTCTGCAGTCCTGTGATGTGGCGTCTCTTGTGAAGCAGTTCTTACGGGAGTtgccctctcccctcatccctatGGATCTACAGGTGCCACTGTGCTGTGCACAGGGcttagaggaggaggggggccaGGAGCAGGGTAAAGATGGAGTCACTCTTCTTCTTACAGCCCTGTTCCCTCTTTCTCATTCACGGGCCCTACGATACTTCTGCACTTTCCTGAGACAGACGGCTCAAAGGTTTGTCTCCAGAATTTCATGATTACTTTTCCTTTCATCTGCGTTGTTCCTCCATTCTCCACCAAGTTTTTCCATCTCCGATCCCTCGTTTTCACTAGATGTGAAGAGAATCGTATGGAAGTGGGCAATCTGGCCCTTGTGATTGCACCTAATTTGCTACATTGTCCAGCTGGGGGCTCTAAACTGACCGCAGGCACAGAGAGACAACTGGATAGACAAGCAGCAGTGATCAAGACACTCATAATACATGCAGATCGTATCGGTATGTTCTGATAACTATACATTTGTTTAGTAGCTGATGATGGGTGTTTGATTTAATGTTGACACCGATTTCAATCCTCTATACGTCCACAAGGTGTCGTTCCCCCTTCTATTATGGACATGGCAACTGTAGCAGGGTCGGGTGAATCCACTACACCCCCAGTTGACGGAGGGAGATTTCAGGAGAGGGCAGGACTTGGTGTGTATAGAAGTTTAAGACGTCAAAGGAGGCGCAGTGTTGGAGGTGAGAGTTTAGGCAATGACGAGGTCTTGAGGTTCATACTGTGAGAGTAATTTAAGAATACACTGCTGTCAATTCATGAATTCAGTTCAGAATTCTTCTTCTTTTTTGCTtgatctctccagagatatttgtGGATGCTCTCAGTAAATTCAAGACAGGCCGCACACACACTGGCCCTTCACACCCCACAGACGGTACGTGCATAATGTTGTGGTAAAGACATGCTTTTTGCTGCTTAGTAACTGGTTGCTTAGTTCTGATGCTTTGAAAAAGTTATGTCGAAATGATCTAGTCGTTAGTAATAGCCAATAGGTGTGTTGCCCCTGACATTATAACCTTGACCCCACAGGCCGGCAAAATACAAAGACatctcaccacaccacacctcaatCACCAGTCACATCCAAACGAAAATCGAGCGAAGATACTGTCCCTGATGTAGAGGGCTCTGCtaaaaaaaggtgtgtgtatgtatgtatatatatatatatatatatatatatattttttttttatagattaACCACTTCAGATTATGTTTTAAATGCTTTACATGGAGCTAATACCATCCTTCTATATACAGACGCTCTATCCATGACCTAAGAAAAGACAACCAATCCATCAGCAAACTACATTCAAATGGTGATGTATTTGTAGCCTGTACTGCAATATAGCTTTTAGTCAGTCGAATAAGGTACGGTATGACAAGTTCTATGTTTTGGCTGTCCGAGTAGACTCCCAGTCGGCAGTCGGCCAAAGCCCTTCCAGTACTCACACCTCTGTCCTGAGTGTAGGGGAGGGCAGTAGGGAGCAGGAGCTGTCTGTCACTCTCAGTGCCTCAGAGAAGAGGAGGAATCACAAAAAATATCATAAAACGTCAAACAAGTAAATCTTAAACATCTTATATTTAACCCTTGTTTGTCTATTGCCTTGTTTTCGTGGCCGACGAGGTGACCGACTGTGTGTATATTTCCTGAAGGCATCCGGTGCAAGATGACAAGGCTCATCGAAGGAGATCTCTCAGATTCTTCAACATGCCAAGCTGGAGCAGCCCTGTAAGTCTGGCGCTCTTCACTCTCCTGTTCTAACACATTTCACATAGTTCCCGTTATGTCTTTTGACACCCCACTCTATTGTTTGACTTCCCTGTGACTTTATTCACAGAACCCTTCTCCCACACCCATTGAGAAGGACACTGAGAGTTGGATCATGGGCAGTAGGACGGTATCTGATGGTATGACTGAAGCATCCAGCTCTGAGGCTGAACAGTACAGGATTCCTGTCAAAATGATTGATGGCCCTGGACAAGGTTtggattgttttttttaaacgtcCGTTACATTGAGATTTTagacatttagcagatgctcttatccagagtgactcaaAGTCATAActtctttattgaggaaaaacgTACTTATCAGCTTAatcagtgctagtaggaaaatACTCACTTAAATACTCAATGTGACATTTTATCTGTATTCAGTTCTAGTGGGGAATGAGATGGAGGCTAAACCTGATCTGCTGAACTACAGCTTCGCTGAAAATCTTGATGACTTCCTGGATCTCGTGACATTGGACTCTCCTACCGGGACAGAAGATGGGGGATCACATGCATGCTCTGTGCTCAAGTTGGAAAATGAGACAATAGAGGAAACAGTTTCATGCTGTCTGACTAACAGTGTATTTAGGGGTCCTGAGCAGGTTGGGATAAAAGAAGAGATGGGTCTAAGTAAGAAGCTGTCAACAGTGGATATGTCTGACAGGGTTGGTCAGAAGCCCAGTCGACCTCGTCGCTCATTCAGTATGCCAGAGGTGACATTGGACCAACTGAGGATTCAAGATGAAATAGACGACAAGGAGAAAACAGAGAAAAAAGATGGAGTCTTTGAGGACACCTGGGTTATGGTGGAGGAACCCCAACAAGCCAGAACCAGAACCGTGGTGGATGAAGGGCTGGGTAAAGGAATGGATGAAGCAGAAGAGTTGGAGGAAAAACCATTGGTGAAGAAAGAGAAGATAACAGAGTCAGGACTCAGGTTTAAGAGGACACATCAACTCATGTCTTTAGCAGAGCAGCTCAGGCGTTTCAACGCTCTGGCAACACTGCTCCGTAGCCCCAGGGTTTCTCACCCTCCCCCTGAACCCCAGCTCAACGATGTCCTGCATGAGAGTCAGCGGGAAGGGGGTCAGGGGAGTGTTGTCCATCTGCGTCGGCAGGGAGAAAGACGGTTTGGACGCTCCATCAGTCACGATGGTGTTCCCGGATCTTTTCCAGGACAAGCTCCTAAAAATCAGCAGGATGAGCCAGGGGTTTTTCAAAGCCCCAGTGAGACAGTTCTATGTTCACCACCAAAGCCAACTCTAAGTCTTTATCAATTTGCCCAAGAGGGGCAGAATGAAATCCAACATACTCCAGATCCTCAACTACAACAGGATAACTCCTTGCAAACCCTCCAGTATTTGTGTACTCCTCCATCACTAAATCCAAAGCCGAACCAGGGATCTCGCCAAGGGCAATTTAACAAATCACAACTGCATCTCAGGGAAAGCCAACTGAAACTGTTGGAGGAACAATACACAGAGTCAGGTCTGCATGACCTGCTGGAGATGCACTTGAATATATGTGATCCAAAGGAGGAGCAAGGGCAATACCTTACAGTTCCAATGCAGTTTGATAGACcgtctcagacagacactatcttAGATGTTCTACCTCAGACCATGGTCCCCCTACAGCAGAAGCCCCAAACTACTGAAGTCAAACTTCCTATCCCTTCTcctctaacccctcctctctctcaaacAGAAGCATGCTCTCCCAGTCCCAGTATACCCTCTTCCACAACGATAGACAGAACATCATCAACTAAACTCTACACTGTTCCATTAGTGGCTAACTGCTCCCCTACCTCTGTCACGGCTTTCGACTTTATAGAGGTCGACAGAGGGGTCAGTGAGAGTGATGGGTCTTCTCTTCCTGTGGAATTATCTCCACCCCCAGTCTTGCAGTTCAGTCATCTGGCCACCAGGAGAGGCTACAGAGATTCGCCTCGCTGGCCTATCCATGATATTAGCATTGCCACAGGGGACCCCGTTCATATATACCTTGGTGCAGGGGACCATCTACAGATATGACATGTACAGGATATACAAAGTGGTTCTTTGTTTGTAGTGCTTTGGTTTTGAGTATTAGGGTTTTAAAATGGGTAAATAAAACCACACAAAGAATGGCATCTGTTGCTTGATGTAATTGTGCCAAGTTATATcctcacattttttattttatgatGCTTTCATGAAGTTGTTTTTATTAGTCTCTGTTATGTTTTGTTATTATTGTGTCCGAAGTTGCATTTGACATATCTCAGACTATATTTAATTTGCTTATTCTTTATCTATTcagttttaataaaaaaatatatttttaatcctTTTGATTTATTAATTCATATCAGATTAGTATATCCCTCTTAGTAAAAGAGGCATTTTCCTGATTGTTTAGAGGTTGATGTCATTCTGACTTAGTAAGTACAAAGGTTTTAAAATGTGTCTGTATTCACAAACCTTTTTTTGCAAACCTAGGTATCTAAGGGGAATCCCTTTGGGACTGATGCAACAACACTGCCATCTTTAATATGCATGTGTTTTACACGTATTGTAGCTATGTTAAATCAGGTTCAGACACATCAAATGTTTACTGGTGTATTTGGTAATACTGTACAACAATCCTATAGGACTTCTAGCTAAACTGTCCAGTTAAAGCACACATCTCTGTGTTGTAGTCGCAGATCCATCCCCTTTTATGTTGCACTGAGCAGGAGTTAACTGTCACTGTCTCATAACGTAGCCAGAGACACCAGACCCACATTCTCCTTTAGTACGCCACCTCACACAGGCAGTAGTTTGGAGTGAGAGcagagaggcgggagagagacaGCCAGGCTGGCCGAGGAGCAAccagggagaaaagagaggcatTTACACATCTCTCTCAAGGAGTGATCAGTAATACTTTGAGAGGATGGcagaagggggagatggagaggaggagattcaGTTCTTGCGTACGGTTAGTGATGCTGTATTCCTTCTGTTCTATTATTTAGTTTAGAGTGTAACTGATAGAGGCTTTGAGAGAAACCATGCTGCAGTGTAGCTACAATCAGGTACCTTATCCTGCTGTAATCTGTCACTTCTGTGTAACTCGTAGTCCAATGTATCAACTTTCAAACGTTTTTGTTAATGGCTTCCCTTTGACTTTGGAAAGACCACATTGACATGGACAGTTGCTGGGTTTGTCAGTATTGTTATCTATCTATACACCAGAGGAACTTGATATGTTATTGTTTGGGAGTTGGGCAGCTTGCTTGGTGCCAAGTAAAGTAGAAACACATGAAAACTAGGGTagtaattcatttaaaaaaaacactaagACTGGTCAACAAAAGATGCATACAAATGTAATTCTATTTGATTAATTAAATGGAATAAGAAATCAGATTTTGAAGAATGCATAGCTTTTAGGGGTTTTTACTTTTTGTTGCAGTAATATGGGTTACCTGACAGATCAGGTAATGAGAGTACAGCATGGTGGAAAGGGGTGACAGGTTACATTGCATCAGAGCGGTTGTCCCAGTCAAGACAAGGCCATTCTTCACAGCAATTTATTGACTACAGCACATTTTTTACACCATTGAGACCAGCATGATAAAGATGCTGATGTCCACACTGTTCCTACTGGTGTTTTACGAGCTGTTCTTAGACTGATTGAATACTAATCTTCAGCAGTACAGTAACCAGAGACTGGTCTGCTTGTGGAGAGTTAGACCATTCATACCACTGTcccagtgtagtgtagagtgaccctctcactgtctctcaccaTGTCTCACTGGAGACCTAGTGGAGCAGAGACGAGGATACTGACGGGTCTCACAGGGATCACAAGCGTCTGATGAATCCAGAGTTCGGTGTTTCATATCTGTTATATTAATATACACTAACAACTAGTTGGAGGGGAAAAGTACAACACCAGTCAAACAAAATGCACCAGCTCTAAGCAATGATGTTTGTCATTCACACTGTTCTGAACTAGATACAGTACACTGCCTTATTTTCAAAGTGAACATATCTTTCTCAAAGAATACCAGTGAGCTACATTGAATATACAATCACAGCAAGACAATGAATAAGAGCATGGTATACAACATGCCTTTCTGAAACAAGCTCTCTGTTTTGGTTTAGTTTTAGGCACAGATATTTTCCTTCGTAGGGACTCGGACTGACGTGAACACCAAATTAAATTTCCCAGGCAAGGCTTTTTTTATGATGTGTCAAACCTGACTGAATCCAGGCAGAGATGGGCTGTTAAATATACCTGACATTTATCTGTGTGTATAGGTATCATTCACCACAGAGCACTAGCACTTTCTATATATACTGCTGTGTTAGTGGGCATGGCCAAAAATGTTTGAGGTCCTTCTATTGGCCACAgtcaaaatgtatatattttaaagctaattattgtatttaaaaaatatatatatgttttgcaTTATGGTACAGATACTTCAGTGTGAAAGACTTGGAAGATGCGGAGAGTCAAAGCGCAGTGGGTTGAATTCAAGGCCAAACCCTCTTTATATCTGTGCTGAGTTTTAAAGCAAAATTtctgcaattatacacattttgccatagcaTAAGAAGAAGGCATAAACCATCGGAGTGACTCAAACATGAACTAAATCAGTGGGGGCCCCGAGCCATAACATTTCTTTTAGAATCTTTTGATTCTCCCTGACTGTAGTTTTTATTTTGGTGGTTGTTTGTTCTCAAATATAATCTTATTTTAAAATACACggaccaaaaatataaacccaacatgtaaagtgttggtcccatgtttcatgagctgaaataaaatttcCCAGatatgttccatatgcacaaaagctGATTTCTCAATTGTGTGCatatatttgtttacatccctgttattaagcatttctcctttgccaagataatccatctacctgactggtctggcatatcaaaaagcttattaaacagaatgatcattacataggtgcaccttgtgctggggaaaataaaaggccacacaaAAGCTGATTTCTCAATTGTGTGCAtatatttgtttacatctctgttattaagcatttctcctttgccaagataatccatctacctgactggtCTGGCATATCAAAATGCTTATTAAACAGAATGatctttacacaggtgcaccttgtgctggggaaaataaaaggccactctaaaatgtgcagttttgtcacacaatacaatgccacagatgtctcaagttttgagggagcgtgcaattggcatgctggcagcaggaatgtccaacagcgctcgctgttgccagagaatttaatgttaatttctctaccataaaccacctctaacataattttagagaaattggcagtatgtccaaccggcctcacaaccgtggaccacgtgtatggtgttgtgggcaagcggtttgctgatgttgtgaatagagtgccccattgtggtggtgggattatggtatgggcaggcataaactacggacaacgaacacaattgcattttatcgatggtaatTTGAATTCCCACAGTTGTGAGGCCCATTTATTTTAAGGTATCTGCGACcaagcatatctgtattcccagtcacgtgaaatccatggattagggcctaatgaatcaatttcaattgactgattctcatatgaactgtaactcagtattgttgcatgttgcgtttatatttttgttcagtgtacatacaggtccattatcttttctacatactttataccTGGTTTTAGTCGTTAAAGTTCACACTGAAAATGTTTACCATcccgatttaaaaaaataatatatatagagttgaagtcagaagtttacatacaccttagacaaatcatttaaactctgtttttcacaattcc
Encoded here:
- the LOC139388198 gene encoding uncharacterized protein, which encodes MSKFKISKLVLPMPNPMDDRLRVVAVIHALKASGVRVKNWKNFFNGPYTSGPMDVFQENQSQFAFGRDLILLPQCHLTDMSGTVPKFLVDACEFLSQHLHTEGLFRKTGSLSRIRALKADLEQGEPVFSLPHSATLQSCDVASLVKQFLRELPSPLIPMDLQVPLCCAQGLEEEGGQEQGKDGVTLLLTALFPLSHSRALRYFCTFLRQTAQRCEENRMEVGNLALVIAPNLLHCPAGGSKLTAGTERQLDRQAAVIKTLIIHADRIGVVPPSIMDMATVAGSGESTTPPVDGGRFQERAGLGVYRSLRRQRRRSVGEIFVDALSKFKTGRTHTGPSHPTDGRQNTKTSHHTTPQSPVTSKRKSSEDTVPDVEGSAKKRRSIHDLRKDNQSISKLHSNGDNPSPTPIEKDTESWIMGSRTVSDGMTEASSSEAEQYRIPVKMIDGPGQVLVGNEMEAKPDLLNYSFAENLDDFLDLVTLDSPTGTEDGGSHACSVLKLENETIEETVSCCLTNSVFRGPEQVGIKEEMGLSKKLSTVDMSDRVGQKPSRPRRSFSMPEVTLDQLRIQDEIDDKEKTEKKDGVFEDTWVMVEEPQQARTRTVVDEGLGKGMDEAEELEEKPLVKKEKITESGLRFKRTHQLMSLAEQLRRFNALATLLRSPRVSHPPPEPQLNDVLHESQREGGQGSVVHLRRQGERRFGRSISHDGVPGSFPGQAPKNQQDEPGVFQSPKACSPSPSIPSSTTIDRTSSTKLYTVPLVANCSPTSVTAFDFIEVDRGVSESDGSSLPVELSPPPVLQFSHLATRRGYRDSPRWPIHDISIATGDPVHIYLGAGDHLQI